From Streptomyces sp. 6-11-2, one genomic window encodes:
- the rplX gene encoding 50S ribosomal protein L24, translating to MKIKKGDLVQVITGKDKGKQGKVIAAYPREDRVLVEGVNRVKKHTKAGPTARGSQAGGIVTTEAPIHVSNVQLVVEKDGQKVVTRVGYRFDDEGNKIRVAKRTGEDI from the coding sequence ATGAAGATCAAGAAGGGCGACCTGGTCCAGGTCATCACCGGTAAGGACAAGGGCAAGCAGGGCAAGGTCATCGCGGCCTACCCCCGCGAGGACCGGGTCCTGGTCGAGGGTGTCAACCGGGTCAAGAAGCACACCAAGGCCGGCCCGACCGCTCGCGGTTCGCAGGCCGGCGGCATCGTGACCACCGAGGCCCCGATCCACGTGAGCAACGTTCAGCTCGTCGTGGAGAAGGACGGCCAGAAGGTCGTCACGCGTGTCGGTTACCGCTTCGACGACGAAGGCAACAAGATCCGCGTTGCCAAGCGGACGGGTGAGGACATCTGA
- the rpsK gene encoding 30S ribosomal protein S11 yields the protein MPPKGRQGAAKKVRRKEKKNVAHGHAHIKSTFNNTIVSITDPSGNVISWASAGHVGFKGSRKSTPFAAQMAAESAARRAQEHGMRKVDVFVKGPGSGRETAIRSLQATGLEVGSIQDVTPTPHNGCRPPKRRRV from the coding sequence ATGCCCCCCAAGGGACGTCAGGGCGCTGCCAAGAAGGTGCGCCGCAAGGAAAAGAAGAACGTCGCTCACGGCCACGCGCACATCAAGAGCACGTTCAACAACACCATCGTTTCGATCACCGACCCGTCCGGCAACGTGATCTCCTGGGCCTCCGCCGGCCACGTCGGCTTCAAGGGCTCCCGGAAGTCCACGCCGTTCGCCGCGCAGATGGCCGCCGAGTCGGCCGCCCGCCGCGCCCAGGAGCACGGCATGCGCAAGGTCGACGTGTTCGTCAAGGGTCCGGGCTCCGGCCGTGAGACCGCGATCCGCTCCCTGCAGGCCACCGGTCTCGAGGTCGGCTCCATCCAGGACGTCACCCCGACCCCGCACAACGGCTGCCGCCCGCCGAAGCGCCGCCGCGTCTGA
- the infA gene encoding translation initiation factor IF-1: MAKKQGAIEIEGTVVESLPNAMFRVELQNGHQVLAHISGKMRMHYIRILPDDRVVVELSPYDLTRGRIVYRYK, encoded by the coding sequence GTGGCCAAGAAGCAAGGTGCCATCGAGATCGAGGGCACTGTCGTCGAGTCTCTGCCGAACGCCATGTTCAGGGTCGAGCTCCAGAACGGCCACCAGGTCCTGGCACACATCAGCGGCAAGATGCGCATGCACTACATCCGCATCCTCCCTGACGACCGGGTCGTGGTGGAGCTTTCTCCGTACGACCTCACGCGTGGCCGGATCGTCTACCGGTACAAGTAG
- the rplE gene encoding 50S ribosomal protein L5, which translates to MATTTTPRLKQKYREEIAGKMRDEFKYENVMQIPGLVKIVVNMGVGDAARDSKLIEGAIRDLTTITGQKPQVTKARKSIAQFKLREGQPIGAHVTLRGDRMWEFLDRTLSLALPRIRDFRGLSPKQFDGRGNYTFGLTEQVMFHEIDQDKIDRTRGMDITVVTTATNDAEGRALLRHLGFPFKEA; encoded by the coding sequence ATGGCTACCACCACCACTCCGCGTCTGAAGCAGAAGTACCGCGAGGAGATCGCGGGCAAGATGCGTGACGAGTTCAAGTACGAGAACGTCATGCAGATTCCCGGTCTCGTCAAGATCGTGGTCAACATGGGTGTCGGCGACGCCGCCCGTGACTCGAAGCTGATCGAGGGCGCCATCCGCGACCTCACCACGATCACCGGCCAGAAGCCGCAGGTCACCAAGGCCCGCAAGTCCATCGCGCAGTTCAAGCTGCGTGAGGGCCAGCCGATCGGTGCTCACGTCACGCTCCGTGGCGACCGCATGTGGGAGTTCCTGGACCGCACCCTGTCGCTCGCGCTGCCGCGCATCCGCGACTTCCGTGGCCTGTCTCCCAAGCAGTTCGACGGCCGTGGCAACTACACCTTCGGTCTCACGGAGCAGGTCATGTTCCACGAGATCGACCAGGACAAGATCGACCGTACCCGGGGCATGGACATCACCGTGGTCACCACGGCGACCAACGACGCTGAGGGCCGTGCGCTCCTTCGTCACCTCGGCTTCCCGTTCAAGGAGGCGTGA
- a CDS encoding adenylate kinase has product MRIVLVGPPGAGKGTQATRLAGKLSIPHISTGDLFRANISRQTELGKLAKSYMDAGNLVPDEVTIAMAKDRMEQPDAEGGFLLDGFPRNVSQAEALDKLLQGEGMKLDAVLDLEVPEGEVVKRIAGRRTCCNDSAHVFHETYSPPKKEGVCDVCGGELYQRDDDSEETVRKRLEVYHTQTEPIIDYYRAQGLVVTISSLGPVDEITQRALEALKRD; this is encoded by the coding sequence ATGCGAATCGTCCTCGTCGGACCGCCGGGTGCCGGCAAAGGAACACAGGCCACGCGCCTGGCCGGGAAGCTGAGCATTCCGCACATCTCCACCGGTGACCTGTTCCGCGCCAACATCAGTCGGCAGACGGAGCTCGGCAAGCTCGCGAAGTCCTACATGGACGCCGGAAACCTGGTGCCCGACGAGGTCACCATCGCGATGGCCAAGGACCGCATGGAGCAGCCCGACGCCGAGGGCGGCTTCCTGCTGGACGGTTTCCCGCGCAATGTGTCGCAGGCCGAGGCGCTGGACAAGCTGCTCCAGGGCGAGGGCATGAAGCTGGACGCGGTCCTCGACCTCGAGGTCCCCGAGGGCGAGGTCGTCAAGCGCATCGCGGGTCGCCGCACCTGTTGCAACGACTCGGCGCACGTCTTCCACGAGACGTACAGCCCGCCGAAGAAGGAAGGCGTCTGCGACGTCTGCGGCGGTGAGCTGTACCAGCGGGACGACGACTCCGAGGAGACCGTGCGCAAGCGGCTGGAGGTCTACCACACGCAGACCGAGCCGATCATCGACTACTACCGGGCGCAGGGCCTGGTCGTGACGATCTCCTCGCTCGGCCCGGTGGACGAGATCACGCAGCGCGCGCTGGAGGCGCTGAAGCGCGACTAG
- the map gene encoding type I methionyl aminopeptidase: MVQIKSPEQIAKMRAAGLVVAAIHAATREAAVPGATTKDLDQVARKVLAEHNAKPNFLGYGGFPATICTSVNEVVVHGIPSDDVVLKDGDVISIDCGAIIDGWHGDAAFTAFVGSGHSPELVELSRVTEESMWAGIAAMKQGNRLVDISRAVETYIRRQPKPGGGRYGIIEDYGGHGIGTEMHMDPHLLNYVDRRRGKGPKLVPGFCLAIEPMVSLGTPKTHVLEDDWTVITTDGTWSSHWEHSVALTEQGPLVLTAPDGGKAKLAEYGITAAPDPLA; the protein is encoded by the coding sequence ATGGTGCAGATCAAGTCCCCCGAGCAGATCGCCAAGATGCGTGCGGCGGGGCTGGTCGTGGCCGCCATCCACGCGGCCACCCGGGAGGCGGCCGTGCCCGGGGCGACCACCAAGGACCTGGACCAGGTGGCCCGCAAGGTGCTCGCCGAGCACAACGCCAAGCCCAACTTCCTCGGCTACGGCGGCTTCCCCGCGACGATCTGCACCTCCGTGAACGAGGTCGTCGTCCACGGCATCCCGTCCGACGACGTCGTCCTCAAGGACGGGGACGTCATCTCCATCGACTGCGGCGCGATCATCGACGGCTGGCACGGCGACGCGGCCTTCACCGCGTTCGTCGGCTCCGGTCACTCCCCGGAGCTGGTCGAGCTCTCCCGGGTGACCGAGGAGTCGATGTGGGCCGGCATCGCTGCCATGAAGCAGGGCAACCGGCTGGTCGACATCTCCCGGGCCGTCGAGACGTACATCCGCCGCCAGCCGAAGCCGGGCGGCGGTCGCTACGGGATCATCGAGGACTACGGCGGCCACGGCATCGGCACCGAGATGCACATGGACCCGCACCTGCTCAACTACGTCGACCGGCGGCGCGGCAAGGGCCCGAAGCTGGTCCCCGGCTTCTGCCTGGCCATCGAGCCCATGGTCTCCCTGGGCACCCCGAAGACCCACGTCCTCGAGGACGACTGGACGGTCATCACCACGGACGGCACCTGGTCCTCCCACTGGGAGCACTCGGTGGCCCTGACCGAACAGGGTCCCCTGGTCCTGACGGCCCCGGACGGCGGCAAGGCGAAGCTGGCCGAGTACGGCATCACGGCCGCGCCGGACCCGCTGGCCTGA
- the rpmD gene encoding 50S ribosomal protein L30, giving the protein MAQLKITQTKSYIGSKQNHRDTLRTLGLKRLGDVVVKEDRPEFRGMVHTVRHLVTVEEVD; this is encoded by the coding sequence ATGGCGCAGCTCAAGATCACGCAGACGAAGTCCTACATCGGCAGCAAGCAGAACCACCGTGACACCCTGCGTACCCTGGGCCTGAAGCGCCTGGGTGACGTGGTCGTCAAGGAGGACCGCCCCGAGTTCCGCGGCATGGTGCACACCGTCCGCCACCTCGTGACGGTCGAGGAGGTCGACTGA
- the rpsE gene encoding 30S ribosomal protein S5, translating into MAGPQRRGGGAGGGERRDRKGRDGGAAAAEKTAYVERVVAINRVAKVVKGGRRFSFTALVVVGDGDGTVGVGYGKAKEVPAAIAKGVEEAKKHFFKVPRIQGTIPHPIQGEKAAGVVLLKPASPGTGVIAGGPVRAVLECAGIHDILSKSLGSDNQINIVHATVQALKGLQRPEEVAARRGLPLEDVAPAALLRARAGAGA; encoded by the coding sequence ATGGCTGGACCCCAGCGCCGCGGTGGCGGTGCCGGTGGCGGCGAGCGGCGGGACCGGAAGGGCCGTGACGGCGGCGCAGCTGCCGCCGAGAAGACCGCGTACGTTGAGCGCGTTGTCGCGATCAACCGCGTCGCCAAGGTTGTGAAGGGTGGTCGTCGCTTCAGCTTCACCGCGCTGGTCGTGGTGGGCGACGGTGACGGCACCGTGGGTGTCGGATACGGCAAGGCCAAGGAGGTGCCGGCCGCCATCGCCAAGGGCGTTGAGGAGGCCAAGAAGCACTTCTTCAAGGTCCCCCGGATCCAGGGCACCATCCCGCACCCGATCCAGGGTGAGAAGGCTGCCGGCGTCGTGCTGCTCAAGCCCGCGTCCCCCGGTACCGGCGTTATCGCCGGTGGCCCGGTGCGCGCCGTGCTCGAGTGCGCCGGTATCCACGACATCCTGTCGAAGTCGCTCGGCTCCGACAACCAGATCAACATCGTGCACGCGACCGTGCAGGCCCTGAAGGGCCTGCAGCGCCCCGAGGAGGTCGCGGCCCGCCGTGGTCTGCCGCTCGAGGACGTCGCTCCCGCGGCTCTGCTGCGTGCGCGTGCAGGGGCGGGTGCGTGA
- a CDS encoding type Z 30S ribosomal protein S14 — protein sequence MAKKALIAKAARKPKFGVRGYTRCQRCGRPHSVYRKFGLCRVCLREMAHRGELPGVTKSSW from the coding sequence ATGGCGAAGAAGGCTCTGATTGCCAAGGCTGCTCGCAAGCCCAAGTTCGGTGTGCGTGGCTACACCCGCTGCCAGCGCTGCGGCCGTCCGCACTCCGTGTACCGCAAGTTCGGCCTGTGCCGTGTGTGCCTTCGTGAGATGGCTCACCGTGGCGAGCTGCCGGGCGTGACCAAGAGCTCCTGGTAA
- the rpsM gene encoding 30S ribosomal protein S13, with translation MARVSGVDIPREKRVEVALTYVFGIGRTLSQQTLAATDVDPNTRVRDLSEEQLVAIREYVDNNIKTEGDLRREIQADIRRKVEIGCYQGLRHRRGLPVRGQRTSTNARTRKGPRRAIAGKKKPGKK, from the coding sequence ATGGCACGCGTTTCCGGTGTTGACATCCCGCGCGAAAAGCGCGTGGAGGTCGCCCTCACCTACGTGTTCGGCATCGGCCGGACCCTCTCCCAGCAGACGCTGGCCGCCACCGACGTCGACCCGAACACCCGCGTTCGCGACCTCTCCGAGGAGCAGCTCGTCGCGATCCGCGAGTACGTCGACAACAACATCAAGACCGAGGGTGACCTCCGTCGCGAGATCCAGGCCGACATCCGCCGCAAGGTCGAGATCGGCTGCTACCAGGGTCTGCGTCACCGCCGCGGTCTGCCCGTCCGCGGTCAGCGCACCAGCACCAACGCCCGCACCCGCAAGGGCCCGCGTCGCGCCATCGCCGGCAAGAAGAAGCCGGGCAAGAAGTAG
- the rpsH gene encoding 30S ribosomal protein S8: MTMTDPIADMLTRLRNANSAYHDSVSMPHSKIKSHIAEILQQEGFITGWKVEDAEVGKNLVLELKFGPNRERSIAGIKRISKPGLRVYAKSTNLPKVLGGLGVAIISTSHGLLTDKQAGKKGVGGEVLAYVW; this comes from the coding sequence ATGACCATGACTGATCCGATCGCAGACATGCTTACGCGTCTGCGGAACGCGAACTCGGCATACCACGACAGCGTGTCGATGCCGCACTCGAAGATCAAGTCGCACATCGCGGAGATCCTCCAGCAGGAGGGCTTCATCACGGGCTGGAAGGTCGAGGACGCCGAGGTCGGCAAGAACCTCGTCCTGGAGCTGAAGTTCGGCCCCAACCGTGAGCGCTCCATCGCGGGCATCAAGCGGATCTCCAAGCCCGGTCTCCGGGTGTACGCGAAGTCCACCAACCTGCCGAAGGTGCTCGGCGGCCTCGGCGTGGCGATCATCTCCACGTCCCACGGGCTCCTCACCGACAAGCAGGCCGGCAAGAAGGGCGTGGGTGGGGAAGTCCTCGCCTACGTCTGGTAG
- the rpmJ gene encoding 50S ribosomal protein L36, whose protein sequence is MKVKPSVKKICDKCRVIRRHGRVMVICDNPRHKQRQG, encoded by the coding sequence ATGAAGGTCAAGCCGAGCGTCAAGAAGATCTGCGACAAGTGCAGGGTGATCCGCCGTCACGGCCGGGTCATGGTCATCTGCGACAACCCGCGCCACAAGCAGCGCCAGGGCTGA
- the rpsQ gene encoding 30S ribosomal protein S17, translating to MSEKNVTENAEARGFRKTREGLVVSDKMDKTVVVAVEDRVKHALYGKVIRRTEKLKAHDEQNAAGIGDRVLLMETRPLSATKRWRVVEILEKAK from the coding sequence ATGAGCGAGAAGAACGTGACTGAGAACGCAGAGGCGCGCGGCTTCCGCAAGACCCGTGAGGGTCTCGTCGTCAGCGACAAGATGGACAAGACCGTCGTCGTCGCCGTCGAGGACCGTGTCAAGCACGCGCTGTACGGCAAGGTCATCCGCCGTACCGAGAAGCTCAAGGCGCACGACGAGCAGAACGCCGCGGGTATCGGCGACCGCGTCCTCCTGATGGAGACCCGGCCGCTGTCCGCGACGAAGCGCTGGCGCGTCGTCGAGATCCTCGAGAAGGCGAAGTAA
- the rplF gene encoding 50S ribosomal protein L6 — MSRIGKLPIAVPAGVDVTIDGRTVAVKGPKGTLTHTVVAPIEIAKGEDGTLQVTRPNDERQNKALHGLSRTLVANMITGVTQGYVKKLEISGVGYRVTAKGSNLEFALGYSHPITIEAPEGITFKVETPTRFQVEGIDKQKVGEVAANIRKLRKPDPYKAKGVKYEGEVIRRKVGKAGK, encoded by the coding sequence ATGTCGCGCATCGGCAAGCTCCCCATCGCGGTTCCCGCCGGCGTGGACGTCACCATCGACGGCCGTACGGTCGCGGTCAAGGGCCCCAAGGGCACGCTGACCCACACCGTCGTGGCGCCGATCGAGATCGCCAAGGGCGAGGACGGCACCCTGCAGGTGACCCGCCCCAACGACGAGCGTCAGAACAAGGCCCTGCACGGCCTGTCCCGCACGCTGGTGGCGAACATGATCACCGGCGTGACCCAGGGTTACGTGAAGAAGCTCGAGATCAGCGGTGTCGGTTACCGCGTGACGGCCAAGGGTTCGAACCTGGAGTTCGCGCTCGGCTACAGCCACCCGATCACCATCGAGGCGCCCGAGGGCATCACCTTCAAGGTGGAGACCCCGACCCGCTTCCAGGTCGAGGGCATCGACAAGCAGAAGGTCGGCGAGGTTGCGGCCAACATCCGCAAGCTGCGCAAGCCCGACCCGTACAAGGCCAAGGGCGTCAAGTACGAGGGCGAAGTCATCCGCCGCAAGGTCGGAAAGGCGGGTAAGTAA
- the secY gene encoding preprotein translocase subunit SecY, which translates to MLTGFARAFRTPDLRKKLLFTLGIIVVYRVGTHIPIPGVNYKAVQQCVSEASGNQGLFGLVNMFSGGALLQITIFALGIMPYITASIILQLLTVVIPRLEALKKEGQSGTAKITQYTRYLTVALAILQGTGLVATARSGALFSGCSAAGNIVPNQAIFNTIVMVIVMTAGTATVMWLGELITDRGIGNGMSILMFISIAATFPSALWAIKKQGKLAEGWIEFGTVILVGLVMVGLVVFVEQAQRRIPVQYAKRMIGRRSYGGTSTYIPLKVNQAGVIPVIFASSLLYIPALIAQFSGGNSGWKTWVQQNLTKGDHPIYITMYFLLIVFFAFFYVAISFNPEEVADNMKKYGGFIPGIRAGRPTAEYLSYVLNRITWPGSLYLGLIALVPTMALVGFGANQNFPFGGTSILIIVGVGLETVKQIESQLQQRNYEGFLR; encoded by the coding sequence GTGCTCACCGGCTTCGCCCGGGCGTTCAGGACGCCCGACCTGCGCAAGAAGCTGCTCTTCACGCTCGGCATCATCGTGGTGTACCGCGTCGGTACCCACATTCCGATCCCGGGTGTCAACTACAAGGCCGTTCAGCAGTGTGTCAGCGAGGCCTCGGGCAACCAGGGTCTCTTCGGCCTCGTGAACATGTTCAGCGGCGGTGCGCTGCTGCAGATCACGATCTTCGCGCTGGGCATCATGCCGTACATCACGGCGAGCATCATCCTTCAGCTGCTGACCGTGGTGATCCCGCGGTTGGAGGCCCTCAAGAAGGAGGGCCAGTCCGGCACCGCGAAGATCACCCAGTACACCCGTTACCTGACGGTCGCGCTGGCCATCCTCCAGGGCACCGGCCTGGTGGCCACCGCCCGCAGCGGCGCCCTGTTCTCCGGGTGCTCGGCGGCCGGGAACATCGTCCCGAACCAGGCGATCTTCAACACGATCGTCATGGTGATCGTCATGACCGCCGGCACGGCCACGGTCATGTGGCTCGGTGAGCTCATCACCGACCGCGGTATCGGCAACGGCATGTCGATCCTGATGTTCATCTCGATCGCCGCCACTTTCCCGTCCGCTCTGTGGGCCATCAAGAAGCAGGGCAAGCTCGCCGAGGGCTGGATCGAATTCGGCACCGTCATCCTCGTCGGCCTGGTCATGGTCGGCCTGGTTGTCTTCGTCGAACAGGCACAGCGGCGAATTCCGGTGCAGTACGCCAAGCGCATGATCGGCCGCCGTTCCTACGGTGGTACGTCGACGTACATCCCGTTGAAGGTCAACCAGGCGGGCGTGATCCCCGTCATCTTCGCGTCGTCGCTGCTCTACATTCCGGCGCTCATCGCCCAGTTCTCCGGGGGTAACTCCGGATGGAAGACCTGGGTTCAGCAGAACCTGACCAAGGGCGACCACCCGATCTACATCACGATGTACTTCCTGCTCATCGTGTTCTTCGCCTTCTTCTATGTGGCGATCTCCTTCAACCCCGAAGAAGTCGCCGACAACATGAAGAAGTATGGTGGCTTCATCCCGGGCATCCGGGCTGGCCGACCGACCGCTGAGTACCTTTCGTACGTGCTCAACCGGATCACCTGGCCGGGTTCGCTGTATCTGGGCCTGATCGCTCTCGTACCGACAATGGCGTTGGTCGGCTTCGGGGCGAACCAGAACTTCCCCTTCGGCGGGACCAGCATCCTCATCATCGTGGGTGTCGGACTCGAGACGGTGAAGCAGATCGAGAGCCAGCTCCAGCAGCGCAATTATGAAGGGTTCCTCCGCTGA
- the rplQ gene encoding 50S ribosomal protein L17, with protein sequence MPKPAKGARLGGSAAHEKLLLANLAKALFEHGRITTTEAKARRLRPYAERLVTKAKKGDLHNRRQVLQVITDKSIVHTLFTEIGPRYENRPGGYTRITKIGNRRGDNAPMAVIELVEALTVQQNAVGEAEAATKRAVKEAEEAKAQETTEAPAEEAAAEESKDA encoded by the coding sequence ATGCCGAAGCCCGCCAAGGGTGCCCGTCTGGGCGGCAGCGCCGCGCACGAGAAGCTGCTCCTCGCGAACCTCGCGAAGGCGCTGTTCGAGCACGGCCGCATCACCACCACCGAGGCGAAGGCCCGCCGCCTGCGCCCGTACGCCGAGCGTCTGGTCACCAAGGCGAAGAAGGGCGACCTTCACAACCGCCGCCAGGTGCTCCAGGTCATCACGGACAAGAGCATCGTCCACACGCTCTTCACCGAGATCGGCCCGCGTTACGAGAACCGTCCGGGTGGCTACACCCGCATCACCAAGATCGGCAACCGCCGTGGCGACAACGCGCCCATGGCCGTGATCGAGCTGGTCGAGGCGCTGACGGTGCAGCAGAACGCCGTGGGTGAGGCCGAGGCCGCCACCAAGCGTGCGGTCAAGGAGGCCGAGGAGGCCAAGGCTCAGGAGACCACCGAGGCCCCGGCCGAGGAGGCCGCCGCCGAGGAGTCGAAGGACGCCTGA
- the rplN gene encoding 50S ribosomal protein L14, whose translation MIQQESRLRVADNTGAKEILCIRVLGGSGRRYAGIGDVIVATVKDAIPGGNVKKGDVVKAVIVRTVKERRRPDGSYIRFDENAAVILKNDGDPRGTRIFGPVGRELREKKFMKIISLAPEVL comes from the coding sequence GTGATCCAGCAGGAGTCGCGACTGCGTGTCGCCGACAACACTGGTGCGAAGGAGATCCTTTGCATCCGTGTGCTCGGTGGCTCCGGTCGCCGCTACGCGGGCATCGGTGACGTCATCGTCGCCACCGTCAAGGACGCGATCCCCGGTGGCAACGTGAAGAAGGGTGACGTCGTCAAGGCGGTCATCGTTCGCACCGTCAAGGAGCGCCGCCGTCCGGACGGCTCGTACATCCGCTTCGACGAGAACGCCGCCGTCATTCTGAAGAACGACGGCGACCCTCGTGGCACCCGTATCTTCGGCCCGGTCGGCCGTGAGCTGCGCGAGAAGAAGTTCATGAAGATCATCTCGCTCGCGCCGGAGGTGCTGTAA
- a CDS encoding DNA-directed RNA polymerase subunit alpha, which yields MLIAQRPSLTEEVVDEFRSRFVIEPLEPGFGYTLGNSLRRTLLSSIPGAAVTSIRVDGVLHEFTTVPGVKEDVTDLILNIKQLVVSSEHDEPVVMYLRKQGPGLVTAADIAPPAGVEVHNPDLVLATLNGKGKLEMELTVERGRGYVSAVQNKQVGQEIGRIPVDSIYSPVLKVTYKVEATRVEQRTDFDKLIVDVETKQAMRPRDALASAGKTLVELFGLARELNIDAEGIDMGPSPTDAALAADMALPIEELELTVRSYNCLKREGVHSVGELLARSEADLLDIRNFGAKSIDEVKAKLAGMGLALKDSPPGFDPTAAADAFGADDDADAGFVETEQY from the coding sequence ATGCTGATCGCTCAGCGACCCTCGTTGACCGAAGAGGTCGTCGACGAGTTCCGCTCCCGGTTCGTGATCGAGCCGCTGGAGCCGGGCTTCGGCTACACCCTCGGCAACTCTCTCCGCCGCACCCTCCTGTCGTCGATTCCCGGCGCTGCTGTCACCAGCATCCGCGTCGACGGCGTCCTGCACGAGTTCACCACCGTGCCGGGCGTCAAGGAGGACGTCACCGACCTGATCCTCAACATCAAGCAGCTGGTCGTCTCCTCGGAGCACGACGAGCCGGTCGTGATGTACCTGCGCAAGCAGGGCCCGGGTCTGGTCACCGCCGCCGACATCGCGCCGCCCGCCGGTGTCGAGGTGCACAACCCCGATCTGGTCCTCGCCACGCTCAACGGCAAGGGCAAGCTGGAGATGGAGCTGACCGTCGAGCGCGGTCGCGGCTACGTCTCCGCCGTGCAGAACAAGCAGGTGGGTCAGGAGATCGGCCGTATCCCGGTCGACTCGATCTACTCGCCGGTGCTGAAGGTCACGTACAAGGTCGAGGCCACGCGTGTCGAGCAGCGCACCGACTTCGACAAGCTGATCGTCGACGTCGAGACCAAGCAGGCCATGCGTCCGCGTGACGCCCTGGCGTCCGCCGGCAAGACCCTGGTGGAGCTGTTCGGTCTGGCCCGCGAGCTGAACATCGACGCCGAGGGCATCGACATGGGCCCGTCCCCGACGGACGCCGCCCTGGCCGCCGACATGGCGCTGCCGATCGAGGAGCTGGAGCTCACGGTCCGCTCCTACAACTGCCTCAAGCGTGAGGGCGTCCACTCGGTGGGTGAGCTCCTGGCGCGCTCCGAGGCCGACCTGCTGGACATCCGCAACTTCGGTGCGAAGTCCATCGACGAGGTCAAGGCGAAGCTGGCCGGCATGGGCCTGGCCCTGAAGGACAGCCCGCCCGGATTCGACCCGACCGCCGCGGCGGACGCGTTCGGCGCCGACGACGACGCGGACGCCGGTTTCGTCGAGACCGAGCAGTACTGA
- the rplR gene encoding 50S ribosomal protein L18, giving the protein MAYGQKILKGDAYKRAAIKRRHIRIRKRISGTAERPRLVVTRSNRHIVAQVIDDLKGHTLASASTLDTSVRGGEGDKSAQAKQVGALVAERAKAAGVEAVVFDRGGNQYAGRIAALADAAREAGLKF; this is encoded by the coding sequence ATGGCATACGGGCAGAAGATCCTCAAGGGCGACGCCTACAAGCGCGCCGCGATCAAGCGCCGTCACATCCGGATCCGCAAGCGGATCTCCGGTACGGCGGAGCGTCCCCGTCTGGTCGTGACCCGCTCGAACCGCCACATCGTGGCGCAGGTGATCGACGACCTCAAGGGCCACACCCTGGCGTCGGCGTCCACGCTGGACACGTCGGTCCGCGGTGGCGAGGGCGACAAGTCGGCGCAGGCCAAGCAGGTCGGCGCCCTGGTCGCCGAGCGTGCCAAGGCCGCCGGTGTCGAGGCTGTCGTGTTCGACCGTGGTGGCAACCAGTACGCCGGGCGCATCGCCGCCCTGGCGGACGCCGCCCGCGAAGCCGGCCTGAAGTTCTGA
- the rplO gene encoding 50S ribosomal protein L15, producing the protein MAEQNPLKIHNLRPAPGAKTAKTRVGRGEASKGKTAGRGTKGTKARYQVPESFEGGQMPLHMRLPKLKGFKNPFKTEFQVVNLDKLAALYPEGGEVTVEDLVAKGAVRKNSLVKVLGQGEVSVALQVTVDAVSGSAKEKITAAGGSVTELV; encoded by the coding sequence ATGGCGGAGCAGAACCCGCTGAAGATCCACAACCTCCGTCCCGCCCCGGGCGCCAAGACCGCCAAGACCCGTGTCGGTCGTGGTGAGGCGTCGAAGGGTAAGACGGCCGGTCGTGGTACCAAGGGCACCAAGGCCCGCTACCAGGTTCCGGAGAGCTTCGAGGGCGGCCAGATGCCGCTCCACATGCGCCTCCCGAAGCTGAAGGGCTTCAAGAACCCGTTCAAGACCGAGTTCCAGGTCGTGAACCTCGACAAGCTGGCCGCGCTCTACCCCGAGGGTGGCGAGGTCACGGTCGAGGACCTGGTGGCCAAGGGTGCCGTTCGCAAGAACAGCCTCGTCAAGGTCCTCGGCCAGGGCGAGGTCTCCGTGGCGCTGCAGGTGACGGTGGACGCCGTCTCCGGCTCCGCCAAGGAGAAGATCACCGCCGCCGGCGGTTCTGTCACCGAGCTCGTCTGA